In a genomic window of Candidatus Competibacteraceae bacterium:
- the sohB gene encoding protease SohB, with protein MEFLSEYGMFLAKALTLAAAVLVVVGGIVLLARHGEGRSESRGRLDVRHLNDTYDTMALALRTATLPKKALKQYRKEQKAREKQHGKTERRRVFVLNFQGDLRATAVASLREEVTAVLTVARSDDEVVLRLESAGGLVHGYGLAAAQLLRFRDRPVKLTVAVDKVAASGGYMMACVADRILAAPFAVVGSIGVIAQLPNFNRLLKKNDVDYEQFMAGEFKRTVTIFGENTEQGRRKFQEEIEDTHELFKDFIRSHRPSVDLERVATGEHWFGARALESRLVDELRTSDDYLLAASNDAELYEVTYTGKKPWLARLLAHTSESLGWF; from the coding sequence ATGGAATTTCTCAGCGAGTACGGGATGTTTCTGGCCAAGGCTTTGACGTTGGCCGCGGCGGTACTGGTGGTGGTCGGGGGCATCGTGCTGCTGGCGCGGCACGGTGAAGGTCGCTCGGAAAGCCGGGGCCGGCTGGATGTCCGCCATCTTAACGACACCTACGACACTATGGCGCTCGCGCTCAGAACCGCGACGCTGCCGAAAAAAGCCCTCAAGCAGTACCGCAAAGAACAGAAGGCGCGCGAGAAACAGCACGGCAAGACCGAGCGCCGCCGGGTGTTCGTGTTGAATTTTCAGGGCGATCTCCGGGCGACGGCGGTGGCGTCGTTGCGCGAGGAAGTGACGGCGGTGCTGACCGTCGCCCGGTCGGACGATGAGGTGGTGCTGCGGCTGGAAAGCGCCGGCGGCCTGGTTCACGGCTACGGGCTGGCGGCGGCGCAACTGCTGCGGTTCCGCGACCGTCCGGTAAAGCTGACGGTGGCGGTGGACAAGGTGGCGGCCAGCGGCGGCTACATGATGGCTTGCGTGGCGGATCGCATCCTGGCCGCGCCCTTCGCCGTGGTCGGCTCGATCGGAGTGATCGCCCAATTGCCGAATTTCAATCGACTGCTCAAGAAAAACGATGTCGATTACGAGCAGTTCATGGCGGGCGAATTCAAGCGCACGGTCACGATCTTCGGCGAAAACACCGAGCAAGGCCGGCGCAAGTTTCAAGAGGAAATTGAGGACACGCACGAGCTATTCAAGGATTTTATTCGAAGCCATCGCCCGAGCGTGGATCTGGAACGGGTCGCGACCGGCGAGCATTGGTTCGGCGCTCGCGCCTTGGAAAGCCGGTTGGTGGACGAGCTGCGCACCAGCGACGATTATCTGTTGGCCGCCAGCAACGACGCGGAGTTGTACGAAGTCACCTATACTGGCAAGAAACCCTGGCTGGCGCGATTGCTGGCCCACACCAGCGAATCGCTGGGATGGTTTTGA